A single window of Chitinophaga sp. XS-30 DNA harbors:
- a CDS encoding DUF3341 domain-containing protein, translating into MAVKKFVVGSFDDEAVLFPAVKKVRAAGYKIHDVYTPFPVHGLDHALGLRETSLHTAGFIYGITGTTTALSFMSWVFTTDWPMNIGGKPHFPLPAFIPITFELTVLFSAVGMVMTFMYLCQMAPFVKKHIFHPRQTDDLFVMVIELSEKTRAEEVKGFLDSVGAKEINEQTAETGWWLGRYDKEDKLFSPSVEPVNV; encoded by the coding sequence ATGGCTGTTAAAAAATTTGTTGTAGGCAGTTTTGATGACGAGGCGGTATTGTTTCCGGCGGTAAAGAAAGTACGCGCTGCCGGGTACAAGATTCACGATGTGTACACGCCTTTCCCCGTGCATGGGCTGGACCATGCCCTGGGCCTGAGAGAGACCAGCCTGCATACTGCCGGTTTCATCTACGGCATCACTGGTACAACCACGGCATTGTCTTTTATGAGCTGGGTATTTACAACAGATTGGCCGATGAACATCGGTGGTAAACCCCACTTCCCGCTGCCGGCATTCATTCCCATCACCTTTGAGCTGACGGTATTGTTTTCAGCAGTAGGCATGGTGATGACATTCATGTACCTCTGCCAGATGGCGCCGTTCGTGAAGAAACATATCTTCCATCCGCGCCAGACGGATGACCTGTTCGTCATGGTCATCGAACTGTCGGAGAAAACCCGTGCGGAAGAAGTGAAAGGCTTCCTGGACAGCGTAGGGGCCAAAGAGATCAATGAGCAGACTGCCGAAACCGGATGGTGGCTGGGGCGCTACGATAAAGAGGACAAATTGTTCTCGCCATCCGTAGAACCCGTGAACGTTTAA
- the nrfD gene encoding NrfD/PsrC family molybdoenzyme membrane anchor subunit: MHLKYESTLREPLVDGVKDYHQVTEDIISPIEAKPGKLWYIGLFISIALLLFGVFSVFWEVYFGTGVWNLNKTIGWGWDITNFVWWVGIGHAGTLISAILLLFRQGWRTGVNRAAEAMTIFAVMCAGQFPIWHMGRVWMAFFVLPYPNTRGPLWVNFNSPLLWDVFAISTYFTVSLLFWYSGLLPDFATVRDRAKTKLRKLLYGIAAFGWTGSTKHWQRHESLSLVLAGLSTPLVLSVHTIVSFDFATSVIPGWHTTIFPPYFVAGAIFSGFAMVQTLLIITRKILGLEEYITLGHIEAMNKVIVLTGSIVGVAYLTELFMAWYSGVQYEFDTFYKFRAAGPLGWSYWIMMTCNVISPQVFWFRKMRRNIMVTFIMSIIVNIGMWFERFVIICTSLYRDYLPSSWSYYRPSWPEVGFYLGTFGLFFTCYFLFAKYFPVIAVAEIKSILKTSGQNYKEKMVKYEEEDAEKFAHDQAHH; the protein is encoded by the coding sequence ATGCATTTGAAGTACGAATCCACACTGAGAGAACCTTTAGTAGATGGGGTTAAAGATTATCACCAGGTAACGGAGGATATTATCAGTCCCATTGAAGCCAAGCCTGGAAAGCTGTGGTATATTGGATTATTTATCTCCATAGCCTTGCTGTTGTTTGGTGTTTTCTCCGTGTTCTGGGAAGTTTATTTCGGTACCGGGGTGTGGAACCTGAACAAAACGATCGGCTGGGGATGGGACATCACCAACTTCGTATGGTGGGTAGGTATCGGTCACGCCGGAACACTGATCTCCGCGATCCTCCTGCTGTTCCGCCAGGGATGGCGTACCGGGGTGAACCGCGCGGCGGAAGCCATGACCATCTTTGCGGTAATGTGCGCGGGCCAGTTCCCGATCTGGCACATGGGCCGTGTATGGATGGCCTTCTTTGTACTGCCTTACCCCAACACCCGCGGCCCTTTATGGGTGAACTTCAACTCCCCCCTGCTGTGGGACGTATTCGCGATCTCTACGTATTTCACCGTTTCCCTGCTGTTCTGGTACTCCGGCCTGCTGCCGGACTTCGCTACCGTGCGGGACAGGGCCAAAACCAAACTGCGTAAATTATTATATGGTATTGCCGCTTTCGGCTGGACGGGTTCCACCAAACACTGGCAACGCCACGAATCACTTTCGCTCGTACTGGCCGGTTTGTCCACCCCCCTGGTACTTTCCGTGCACACCATCGTATCATTCGACTTTGCTACCTCGGTGATCCCCGGATGGCATACCACCATCTTCCCGCCCTACTTCGTTGCGGGTGCGATCTTCTCCGGCTTCGCGATGGTACAGACACTGCTTATTATCACCCGCAAGATCCTTGGGTTGGAAGAATATATCACCCTGGGCCATATCGAGGCCATGAACAAGGTGATCGTACTGACCGGTTCCATCGTGGGTGTGGCATATCTCACAGAATTATTCATGGCCTGGTATTCAGGCGTGCAATATGAATTCGATACCTTCTACAAGTTCCGTGCTGCCGGTCCCCTTGGCTGGAGCTACTGGATCATGATGACCTGTAACGTGATCTCTCCGCAGGTATTCTGGTTCCGGAAAATGAGAAGGAACATCATGGTAACCTTTATCATGTCCATCATCGTGAACATCGGTATGTGGTTCGAACGTTTTGTGATCATCTGTACTTCACTGTACCGCGATTATCTGCCGTCCAGCTGGAGCTACTACCGCCCGTCCTGGCCCGAAGTCGGTTTCTATCTGGGCACCTTCGGCCTGTTCTTCACCTGTTATTTCCTTTTTGCCAAATACTTCCCGGTGATCGCAGTTGCGGAGATCAAATCGATCTTGAAAACTTCCGGCCAGAATTACAAGGAGAAAATGGTGAAATATGAAGAGGAAGACGCGGAAAAATTTGCCCACGATCAGGCGCATCACTAA